A segment of the Streptomyces sp. L2 genome:
GGCCACGATGACACGCATGATCTCGTCGGTTCCTTCCAGGGTCTGGTGGACGCGCGGGCAGTCGCGTGAGCCTCAGGGGTTCACCGTGCGGCGCGGCGGGGTGAAGGCGTACAGGTCGAGGATGTCCGGCAGGGGTGCCACGCCCGGGCCGCCGGCCCGCACCCAGGCGACGATGTCCTCGGTCGCGTCCGCGTCGTTGACGAGACCGAGCCAGACCGGCCGCGCGCCGGCGGCCCGGCCCCTCGCGGAAGGCTGTACGACCATGACGTTGGCCTGGTCGCACACGTCGAGGCAGTCGGAGACGCGCACCGGCACCGCCGCCCGCAGCCGCGCGGTCTGAGCGGCGTGGTCCACCCCGGTCACCTTGGGGCTCCCGCAGCAGCAGTCCCGGCACACGACGACCCGGCACGGCACCGGTTCATCCACCACCGCGGCCCCGCCCGGCGGCTCTTCCCACGGCTTCTCCGGCACGGCACACCACTCCCCTCCCGGGGAGATCCGCCCCGGGGTCGGTCGAGGAGGCGACCGCGTGAGTCTCCTGGCTCCCGGGTCGCCGCTCGCCCCGCCTTCCCACCCCGGTCGGGGCGGTGGCCTGCCGGAACTCGCTCACCGGTCACAGTGGCGGGACCGCGCCGGATTCCCACCGGCTTCCTCGGACCGCCGTCGCCTGTTGTCACCGGTCATCATCTCATCGGGAGGGAGCGAGCCCCTCATCCGGCCGGTGCACGGGTCGGTTCGGCCGGTGCACGGGATGCTTCGGCCGGTGTACCGGACGGTTCGGACGGTGTACCGGACGGTTCGGCCGGCTGGTTCGCGGACTCCGGCCGGCCGGTTCAGCGGCTCGCCCTGCCGGCTCGCGGACTCCGGCCAGCCGACTCGCGGACTGCGGCCGGCCGGCTCGCGGGCTCTGACCGGCCGGCTCGCCGGTTGCGCCCGGCCGGTCCGCGGCCGCCGGCCAGCCGGTTCACGGGATCCGGCCGACTGGTTCAGCGCCCGGCCGGCTCGCGGACTCCGATCGGCCGGCTCGCGGGCTCAGACCGGCCGGTTCAGCGGCCCCGCCCAGCCGGTTCACGGGATCCGGCCGACTGGTTCAGCGCCCGGCCGGCTCGCGGACTCCGATCGGCCGGCTCGCGGGCTCAGACCGGCCGGTTCAGCGGCCCCGCCCAGCCGATTCAGCCGCCCCGCCCGCCCAACTTAGCCGCCGGGCCAGCCGGTACGGCGGCTCCGCCCGCCCAACTTGGCCGCCGGCCCGGCCCGTTCAGCGGCTCCGCCCGGCCGTGTCTGACGGCCGGCGCCCTCACTCCTCGTCGCGCAGGCGCGCCGCCAGGGAGGTCAGCGGTTCGGTCTCCTCCGTGTAGCCGAGGGCGGTCAGGTGGGAGATGGCCGCGTCGAGGCGGGTGAGGGCGGGGGCCGGGCGTTCCAGGTAGACGCCCTCGACCGCGCCGGCGAGGCGGACGCACTCGGCCCACTCGCCGGCCCGCTCCTCGTCCGGTCCGGGCTCGCCGAGCAGGGTGAGGGCCTTGTCCAGGGCGGTGAGGGCGTCGTCGTAGGCGCCGGCGTAGGCGTTGACCCGACCGTGCTCGTAGGCCAGCGCGGTGTCCAGGGAGCGGCCGCGGGGCTCATAGCCGGCCTCGCGGGCCTCGTCGGCGACCCGGCCTGCGTGGGCGAGGTACGCGAGGGCGTGGGTGAGGCCGTCGGCGCCCTCCCGCTGAGCCTGGAGGCGGGCGAGTTCCCGCAGGCAGCTGCTGAGCTGCTCGTAGCGCGGGGCCTCGGCGTGGGCGGCGAGGGCCTGGTCGGCGGCCTCGCGGGCCCGGTCGAACTCGCCTGATTCGCCGAGGAGTACGGCCGTCTCCGCGGCGATCATGGCATGGCTACCGGGGTCGTCGGCCCAGGCGGCCGACTCGGCCGCGAGGGCGACGAACTCCGCGGTGGCGGCCTTCAGGTCCTCGCCCTCGTGCAGGGCGCGGGCGCGGGTCAGGCGCAGTTGGGCGACGAGTCGGTCGTCCAGTTCTCCCGCGGTGACGTCGGGTTCGGCGAGGAGGGAGTCGAGCAGCGCGATGCAGTCCTCGACGCGGCCGAGGTCGAGAGTGAGCTGGGCCGCGTTGCTGTAGGCGCAGAACGCCTCCGTACGGCTGCCGTGGCGCAGGCCCAGTTCGGCCGAGCGCGTCAGGTGGCGCAGTGCCTCGTCGGGGCGGCCCAGGCGCATGGCGGTCTCGGCCAGGTCGCCGTGGAGGCGGGCGGTGCCGACGGCGTCGGCCGGCCAGTCGGCGGCGAGGCGGAGGCTCTCGGTCAGGTCGGCGTGGGCGGCCTCGGCGTCGCGGAGGCCGAGCCGGAAGCGGGCGCGCAGTCCGAGGGTGCGGGGCAGGTGCCAGGCGGGGCCGTCGGCCCTGAGCCGGTCGAGGAGTGCGTCGATCTCGGTGACGGCGGCGGGCAGGTCGCCGGAGATGGCGTGCGTGCCGGCCCGCAGCATCAGGGCGCCGGAGATCTGTCCGGCTATGGCGTGCCGGGTGGCGAACGCGTGCAGCGCGTCTACCTCGGCGCGGGCCGGCGCGATGTGCTCCTCGCTCCGCGTGGTCTGCAGGCGCAGGCCGAGCGCGGTCGCCCGGAGCCGCAGCAGCCGGGCCTCCTGGTACGGGGCCAGGTCCGGCGTCTCCTCTTGGAGGCGGGTGACAGCCGCGTGGGCCTCGGTGAGCGCTGCGGCCTGCTCCTCGGCCGTGCCGGGGCCCTGCCCGGTGAGCTCGGCGGCGGCGAAGGCGGCGCAGGCGCGGGCGACCGCCGCGTCACCGGCCGCGCCGGTCTCGTCGTACAGGGCGGCGGCCTGCTCCTGGAGGTCCGCCGCCGCGGCGAACTCGTCCTTCTCGCCGGCCCGGCTCGCCTCGTCGGCCAGCAGGTCCGCGCGGAGCCGGGCGAGCGGGCCGACGGCCGGGTCGTCGGGGTGGGTGTAGTCGGCGGCGGCGAGGAGCGTGCGCAGCCGCGCCCAGCAGGCCGTGGCGTCCGGATGTCCCTCGGCGTCCAGGGCGCGGGCCCGGAGGACGAGTTCGGGCAGTGCCTCGGGTACGGCGGCTGCCGCGCGGGCGGTGGGCGCGGCGACCGGTGCGGCCGTGACGTCCGGGGTGACGTCGTCGAGGGCGCGGGTGCGCAGGGTCAGTTCGAGGGTGTCCAGGAGCGGGGCACGGTCGAGGCGGTCCCGGCGGCGGTCGGCGTGTGCGGTGGTGCCGTTGCGGGCGTCGAAACGGGCGGCGAGGTCGTCGGCGCGGCCGCGCACCTCGGCGCGCAGGGCGGCCACCGTCCAGGCGCGGCCCGGGTATCCGGCGGCGGGCAGCGCGCCGTGGCCGAGGGTTTCGACGCGCTGGAGGAGGACCTCGACGCCGGTGAGGAAGTCGAGCAGGTCGCGCGGCGAGTCGACCTCCTCGAACAGGTTGCGGTTCTCGGCGAGCAGTTCCAGACCGCGTGCCTCGTTGCCGGTCAGCGCGCAGAACTCCAGGTGCCGGCCCACCTCTCCGGGCATCGAGGGGTTGCGGCGGCAGGCGCGGTAGCCGGCCAGGTGCAGTTCGCGGGCGCGGTCGGCGCGGCCGGTGCGCAGCAGGGGCAGCAGCGCGTACGACACGGAGCGGGCGGGTTCCTCCTGGCAGGACTCCTTGCCGGCCAGGACGGGCTCCCAGGCGGCCAGCGCCCGCCGGTCGTCGCCGGCCGCGAGGTGGTGAAGGGCGCGTTCGCAGGTCTCGCAGGCCTCGCAGTCGCTGAGCCGGGTGCGGGCGCGGCCCGCCCACAGCTCGTAGGCGAGGGCGGTGTCCTCGCCCACGTGGGCGGCGAGCTGGTACGCCTGCCCGTAGTAGGGCTGGAGGCCGAGGCCGGCCTTCTCGTAGCGGTCACGCATCTCCGTCAGCCACTGGCGCAGGCTGGCCAGCGGGATCTCGGGCAGCGCGCGCAGGGCGTTGGCGACCCACTTGAACCGCCAGAACAGGGTGTGGCGCAGCCGCTCGTCGAAGACGTCGGGCTGCTCGTCGAAGAGGGTGAGCAGCCGGGCGAAGACGACGGGTGACTTACGTGGTTCGGAGCCGTAGGTGTACGCCTCCTGCAGTTCGAGGAGGGCGTGCACGAGCGGGCGGGGCTCGGCGAACTGCTCGGCGGCCTCGGCGAGTTCCTCGGCGGTGACGGTGCGGGTACGGCCGTAGGGGCGCCGGTCGTTCTCCTGGAGCGCCTGGTACAGCTCGTCGGTGGTCTGGGGATGGGGTGCGGTCGGCATCGTCAGCTGTCCTTGCGGAGGGCGTGGGCGAGGAGGTCGAGGAAGGAGCGGTTGATGAGGCTCGACTCGGCGGGCCGGAGGGGGCGCCGCGACAGCAGCGCCGCCTGCCCGTAGAGGGCTTCGGCGCTGGTCCGGGCCAGTTCGGGCTCGTCGATGGCGACGGCGGTGCGGACCAGCGGGTTGAGCCGGTTGAGGATCAGCTGGGCGCGGGGGGCCTCCTGGCGGAGGGCGCCGAGGATGTCGCCCCAGAGGCCGCCCTCCTGCTCGCGGGCGAGCTGGGAGCGGGTGCGCTCGTGCCGGGCCTCGCGGCTGTCGACCAGGAGGGCGGGTGCGGAGGCGGGCTGGAAGGTGCGCAGCGCGACGTCGCAGTCGAAGACGGCGAGCGCGTCGCGGGCCCGGGCGAGGTAGGCCGCGGCGGCCAGTTCCGTCTCCCGGTCGACGGGGTCGAGGTGCGCGGTGAGGGTGGCCGGGTCGAGGTCGGCGACGGTCGCCTCGGGCCTGATCTCCGGGAGCCGGTGGACCAGTTCGCGGTCGTAGGTGTAGCCGCCGTTGACGACGCCGAGCCCGGCGGCCGAGGCGATCGCGGCGACCTGCCGGAACTCCTCCACGCTGGAGGTGACGAGCACGGTGCGGTGGGTGCGGGCGAACTCGTCGAGGGTGCAGTGCCCGTCGGTGGTCTCGAACGGCAGCCAGGGCAGCAGCATCCGCAGGATCTCGTCGTCGTGCACGGCGAGGGACTTCACGGCCAGGTGGTGGGCGTGCAGGAATCGGGCGAGCAGGTCCGGGTCGCTGGCGGCGGTACGGGCGATCCACGCGCGCAGCCGCTCGGCGAGGGCGTCGCGGACGGCGGCGAGGGTGTCGTCCTCGTACAGGGACTCGCGGGACGCCGTCGGGCGCAGGCTCTCGGCGTCGACGACGCAGCGGACGAAGAACGCCCACTCGGGCAGGATCTCCTCTGCCTGCTCGGACAGCAGCATGCCCTTGACGTGCACACGGTGCCCGTGGCGCCGGCCGGCCGGTACCGTCTCGGGCAGCACGCAGGCGATGCCCTTGAGGCCCACGGCCGGGAGGTCCAGCTCGATGGTGTCCAGCGGGGTGAAGCCGAAAACGTCCTCGCCGTACGCGGCGAGCGCGCGGGAGCGGGCTCCTGGGGTGGGGTACGTACGCGCCCAGGGTGCGGGCTCGGGGTTGACGGACGTGCCGGTGCCCGCGCTGTGGTCGGTGAAGGTCACCGGGTGGCGCAGCAGGGAGCCGAAGTGCCGGGCCAGCGCGTGCACCTGGGCCGGGCGCGTCCACTCGCCGGCGTCGGCGCGGGGCGTGAGCGTGACGGTGGTGCCGGGGCGGGGGCGGGCGGAGGCGGGCAGGGTGCGGACGGTGTAGCTGCCGTCGCCGCGGCCGCGCCACTCGACGGCGGGGGCGTCGGGGGTGCGGGCGGAGCGGCTCACGACGTGGATCTCGTCGGCGACGAGGAAGCAGGAGAGCAGGCCGATGCCGAACTGGCCGATGAAGTCGGCGCGCTGCTCCGCCACTTGCTCGGCACGTTTGCTGCTGCGGCCGATCGTGGCGAGGAAGGTGTGCACATCGGCCTCGGTGAGGCCGATTCCGTCGTCCTCGACACGGACCACCGCGTTGTCGGCGTACAGCCGGATACCGAACGCGTCGGCGGGGGCGGCGGGTTCGAGGGCGTGCCGGGCGGTGAGCGCGTCGACCGCGTTCTGCATCAGTTCGCGCAGGTAGACGCGGGGGCTGGAGTAGAGGTGGTGGGAGAGGAGGTCGACGAGGCCGCGCAGGTCCACCTGGAAGGTGCGGTCGGCGCCGGGGGCCGAGGTCGGGGCGGTGTCGGGCAGAGTCATCGGGCAGTCCGGGGTGAGTGGTCGGGGAGTGGCAGAAGGGTGCGCCGCTCGGTGCCGGTGGCGGGGTGACGGCTCAGGCGTGGCGTGCGAGGTAGGCGTACCGCTTCTCCGCGTTCGCCACGTACCGCCAGGCGTCCGGGGTGTAGGCGCCCTTCAGCTCGCGGAGGACGCGCGGGCACACGACGTTCTCGCCGGCCAGCGACAGCGCCACCGCGAACGTGTTGAAGTCGTGCTGCCAGCCCGGGCGGCGCTGGTGGGCGGGATACAGGATGCTGCGCTCGGCGGCCTCGCTCAGCTCGGCCCGGACAACCGGATGCTTGAGGCAGTCCGTGTCGTCCGACTCCATCCAGTCCTCGATGTGGGCGACGGCGATGACACAGCCCAGACGGTGGCCGTCGGGGGCTCCGGCGAACGCCTTCCGGGCGAAGGCGAGGGCCTGCCCCGGCTCTCCGCCCCAGCGGGGCTGCAGTTGCGACACCCACTGGACGTGGGTCGCGAGGTCCAGCGGGTCGCGGCGCAGGGCGGCGTCGCGCCGGGTCTCGTTGACGGCCGCGCCCAGCGACATGCCGCGGCCGGAGGTGAGCAGGTGGCACCACGGGGTGACCCACTCCGGCCGCAACTCGGCGGCCTCCAGGAGGTGTTCCTCCGCGATGACGAGCCGCTCGCGGAACACCCGCCACTGTTCCGGGCTGACGTCCGAGGCACGGGCGCGGGTGCGGGCCTCCCAGCCCCAGCTGATGTACCGCGCCCCCGAGATCAGCAGGGCCGTCGCCCGGTGCTCCTTGTCCTCCTCGACGGCCCGGCCGATCCAGTCCTGCACGCCGGGCAGGTCGGCGAGTTCACCGAGAACCCGGTCGTCATGGCCGAGGTCGAAGGGGGTCAGCGCCGCCTTGACCGACTCCCAGTCGCCCATCTCGGCCGCGTGCACCAGGGTGAGGACGCGGGTGTCCCCGAGTGCCTGGAGCGTGTACATCCCGTTTCTCTTGCGCGGCGCGGGCAGGGCCCACGGATCCGCCTCCGGTCTCTGACCGCCCCTGCCGAACAGCTTGCCGAACATGCCGCGCCCTCCCCTGGTCCCGCGTGATCGTCCGTGCAGCATAAGCGGCCCCACCGACAGCGCTGCCACAGGGTTTTCCCGCCAGCTCGGGTCATCGGGTCAGAGGTCGGCCGGACCGCCCAGGCCGGTGAGGGCGCCCACAGGGTCGGGGTCGGGGGTGCCGCGCGGCCACCAGTCGTCCTGGCCGGGTTCGGACTCGTAGGCGTACCACAGCGCGTCCTGGCCGAGGCGGAGCTGGAGCCGGCCGCCCGGGTGGGTGAGGCGGTTGCGCCAGGGGCGGAACACGGGGAAGTCGGCGGCGAGCAGGAGCGGGCGGGCCCGGTCGAAGCGCCCGGCGGGCGGGTCCCAGGGTTCTTCGAGCACGGCCAGGCCGTCGAGTCCGCCCTGCCGCCAGGCGGCGACGGCCCGCGCCAGATCGGCGGGGGTGCGGCCGGTGGCCGCGGCGAGGGTGGCGTACAGGGCGCGGGTGGCGGCGGTCAGTCCGGAGCCGGGGCGGGCGGCGGCGAGGCGCACCGCGTCCTGCCACAGGGTCAGTTCGCCGACCGAGTCATGACCGGTGCCGAGCAGGGTGTGCGCGCGGGCGGCGGCGTCGGTGGCGAGCTGGTCCAGCGCGAAGGGGTCGGGGCCGCCGGGCGCCCCCGGGTAGACGGGGGGCTGCTCGGGGTGCGGTGGCAGTGGCAAGGGGGGTGGCAGCGGCGGGAGTCGGCGCGGGGCGAGGGCCTCGGCCGCGCGGACGCCGGGCAGGGTCCGCGGCTCCCGCTCCTGGGCGGCGCGGGCCGCGCGGGCGGCGCTGCGCCGGGAGAGCGCGTCGAGGAGTTCCCTTTCGCCCCGGCCGCGCAGCAGGAGCAGCACGAAGGGGTCGGCGTCGAGCAGACGCGCCGTCTGGTAGCAGAGGGCGGCCGCGTGTTTGCAGGGGTGCCCCGAGTCGGGGCAGCTGCAGCGGGGGGCGAGGTCGCCGGGGCCGGGCAGCAGGGGTACGCCGCAGTCCGCCAGGGAGTGCGGCAACTCCTTGTCGAGGAGGGCAGCGATGTGCCCCGGGCGGTCGGCGGCGGCGTCCAGGAAGCGGTCCCAGTCGTCGTCCTCCAGTGTGCGCAGCCGCACCTGGACCCGGTAGGGCCGCGGCCGGCTCCCCCGCACGTACGCCAGCACCAGCCCCGGCGTCACGGTGATCGCGTCCACGTGCCCCTGCTCGGCATAACCCCGCCCCCGCGCCAACCGCTTGACGTCGAGCGCCCCCTGCTCCAACGCGTCGACCCACGCGTTCCCCCACCAACTCTCGGCGAACTCCGCACCGCCCTCGCGGGCCGCGAACGCCGGGAAGGTACGCCGGAGGTCGGTGTCCCGGTGGGGGGCGGCCATGCTGAGGGGGAGCCTGGGGGATGCGGGGGCCGGGCGACGGGTCCGGTCGTGGCCGGGGCCGGGGGCAGCGGGATACGGCTCGGCGGGGCCCGGCATTTCGGTATGGGCGGCGCCGCCGGAACCGGCGTCGACCGGGTCGGGGGCGGGCTCGGTACGGCTGAGCGCGCCACTGGAGTCGCCGGGGTGGCCGCCGGTGTCGCCGGGGTGGGGTTCGGTCGGGCCGGGCACGCCGGCGGTGGGTTCCTGGCCCTGGGCCGGGGGGTGGCCGGTGGCGGACCGGTCCTCCGGCAGCTCCCCTTCCTCCGCCCACGCGGGCATGCGGAAGGCGTTCGAGAGGAAGTGCCGCATGTCGCGGACGGCTTGGGCCCGGTCAGGCCGGTGTTCCTCAAGGGGGCGCGGAGACGGGGAACCGGCGGGCGGCGCCGGTGTGCGTGGGCCGCGCCTGGCGCCGGGCGCCCTCGCCGCGTCTCCGCGCAGCGCGTCCCGCCGGGCGGCTCGGAGGGCTTCCCTGGCTACGTCTGCGGGCCGGTCGGCATGCTGGGAGCGCCGTCCGTTCCCTCGGACTCCGGACGCCGACACCCCGGCCGCCGTCGGTCGTGGCCGCCCGGCGTCCACCGATCCCTGCTCCGTGGTACCGGCCGGCCCGGACCTCCGCCCCCGCACCTCCTCCTGCTCCTGCTCCTGCTCCTGCTGCCCCTCAGCCTCTGGCCGCGCGGCCCCGTGCTCGGAACCTCCCGTCTGCGCAGGCGAGTCCTGCTCTGCGGCCGCCCTCTCCCGGGCCGCCCGGAGTGCCTCGCGGGCGGCGTCGGCGGGCCGGGGCGTGCCGGTGGCGTCGGCGGTCATGACGGCCTCCGGAGGGAGACCAGGTCGGAGAGTTCGCGGTCCGTCAGTTCGGTGAGGGCGGATTCGCCGGAGCCGAGGATGGCGTCGGCCAGGGCGCGCTTCGCGGTCAGCATGTCGGCGATGCGGTCCTCCACCGTGCCCTCGGTGACCAGGCGGTGGACCTGGACGGGCTGGGTCTGGCCGATCCGGTAGGCGCGGTCGGTGGCCTGCTCCTCGACGGCCGGGTTCCACCAGCGGTCGAAGTGGACGACATGGCCCGCGCGGGTGAGGTTCAGGCCCGTGCCCGCCGCCTTCAGCGACAGCACGAGGACCGGGGTCTCGCCGCTCTGGAAGCGGTCGACCATGCGCTCGCGCTCAGGCACCGGTGTGCCGCCGTGCAGCAGGTCCACGGGGATCGCTCGGGCGGACAGGTGGGCGGTGATCAGCCGGGCCATGCCGACGTACTGCGTGAAGACGAGCGCCGAGCCGTCCTCGGCGAGCACCGTGTCCAACAGCTCGTCCAGGAGGGCGAGTTTGCCGGAACGGGCGCTGAGCCGGTCGGGGGCCGCCGCCTCCTTGAGGTACAGCGCCGGGTGATCGCAGATCTGCTTCAGCGCGCCGAGGAGCTTGAGGACCAGGCCCCGGCGGCCGATTCCCTCCGCGTTCTCGATGGCGAGCATCGACTCGCGCACCACCGCCTCGTACAGCGCGGCCTGTTCGCGGGTGAGCGGGACGGGATGGTCCGTCTCGGTCTTGGGCGGCAGCTCGGGGACGATGCCGGGGTCGGATTTCTTGCGGCGCAGGAGGAAGGGCCGGACCAGGCGCGCCAGTCGCTCCACCGCCTCCTGGTCCTCGCCGTTCTCCACCGCGCGGGCGTGCCGGGCGCGGAAGGACTTCAGGGGGCCGAGCAGGCCGGGGGTGGTCCAGTCGAGCAGGGCCCACAGCTCGGAGAGGTTGTTCTCCACGGGTGTGCCGGTGAGGGCCACGCGCGCGGGGGTGGGGATCGTGCGCAGCGCCTTGGCGGTCGCCGAGTACGGGTTCTTCACGTGCTGGGCCTCGTCGGCGACGACCATGCCCCAGGGCTGCTCGGCCAGCTGGGCGGCGGTGGACCGCATCGTGCCGTAGGTGGTGAGCACGAAGCCGCCGGCGAGGCCGTCCAGGGTGCGGTCGGGGCCGTGGAAGCGGCGGACGGGCACGCCGGGCGCGAACCGGGTGATCTCCCGCTGCCAGTTGCCCAGCAGGGACGCCGGGCAGACCACGAGGGTGGGTTCCGGGCGGGCCCGTTTCAGGTGCAGGGCGATGAGGGTGATCGTCTTGCCGAGGCCCATGTCGTCGGCGAGGCAGCCGCCGAGGCCGAGGGAGGTCATGAGGTCGAGCCAGGCCAGGCCGCGCAGCTGGTAGTCGCGCAGGGTGGCGTCGAGTCCGGCGGGGGGTTCGGCGGACCGCGGGCCCGCGGTGAGGCGGTCGCGCAGGGCGGCGAGCGCGCCGGCCGGGACCGCCTCGACGGTCTCGCCGTCGACGTCGGCGGTGCCGGTGAGCGCGACGGACAGGGCGTCGACGGGGTCGAGCAGGCCCAGTTCGCGGCGGCGGGCCTTGCGGACGAGGGCGGGGTCGACGAGGACCCAGCGGTCCCGCAGCCGTACGACGGGCCGGTGGGCCTCGGCGAGGGCGTCCATCTCGGCCTCGCCGAGCGGCTCCCCGCCGAGCGCCAGTTGCCAGCGGAACTGGAGCAGTTCCTCGCTGTCGAAGAAGCCGGTGCCGTCGGTCGCCGAGCCGGGAGCGGGCCGTACGACGGCGGCGGCGGTGAGGTCCCGGGCCAGGTCGCGGGGCCAGTGCACGGCGACGCCGGCGCCGGCCAGCCGGCTCGCGGCCACTCCGAGCAGGTCGCCGACCTCCTCCTCGGACAGGGCGAGGACGTCGGGCACGTCCTGTTCGGTGAGCCGGTCCAGCGGCAGCCACACCCGGGCGGCCCGGCGCACGGCGAGCGCGGCGTCCACGCGCGCGCGGGGGCCGAAGGCGCCCTCGGCCTCCCCCGCCCACAGGGCCGCCGCGTCGGCCACCAGGGTCGGGTCGGCGAGGCTGTGCACCTGCACGATCGCGGCCCCCGCGGCCCGGGCCCCGTCGGCGGCGCCGGTGTCGAAGACGTCGGACGCGGACAGGTCCAGGCGCAGCGAGATCCGCACGCCGGCGTCCATGCCGGCGGCGACCTCCGCCGCCCAGTCGTGGGCGCCGGGCAGGGCCTGGGGTTCGCGGGCGGCGAAGGGCCTGCCGGAGGTGTGGGGGGCGGCGGGTGTGCGGGGCAGGGTGTCGGCGACGGCGTCCAGGAAGGAGCGGACGAGCGCCTCCGGCTCGGGGAGCCGCAGCGGGCCGGATCCCGGGAGCGGTACGGCGTGGCCCTCGGCGGGCAGGGCGGCCGCCACCGCGCGCAGGTGGGCGATGTCGTCGGGTTCCAGGGGGCCCGCGCGCCAGGCGTCGTGGCCGGACGGGGTCAGTCCGGGCAGCAGCCGGCCGCGGGCGACCAGCCGCAGCGCGTGCAGGGCGGCGGCGCCCCAGCAGGCGGTGGCCGGGTGGGCGGCCGGGTCGCGCCGGGCCCGGACGAGCAGGGGCAGGGCCTCGCCGACGGGCAGGGTGAGCGCGGGCACCTGACGGCGGCGGACGCCCGCGCCGTGCGGTCGTACGACCGTCAGTTCCTCACCGGTGGCGGTGGGGGGCAGCGGGCCGCCGTCGGGGTCCCAGAAGGCGATCCGTCCCGCGCGCGGGACGGGACCGGGCAGGTAGACGGACGCGAGCCGCACCGGGACCGGGTTCCCGCTTCCGGCGCCCGCCCCGGCCCCGGTCGAGGTCCCCGACCCGGACGACGTCCCCGACCCGGACGACGCCCCCGACCCGGGAGAGCCCGCCGTGCGTTCGGCCACCGCGGCCGTGCCGCCGTTCATACGTCCTGCCACCTCCCGCGCCCCTGCCGTCGTGTCGTCGTCCCGGACGTCTACGACTCTACGGGCGGGGTCTGACATTCGGCTCCGGCTCCTGCGGTGGGCCGGGCCGGGCGGGCCGGGCAGCCGTCACGGGATCGTGCGGGAGACGACGTACACCATCGGGTAGTTCGGGTCGGACATGTTCACGACG
Coding sequences within it:
- a CDS encoding (2Fe-2S) ferredoxin domain-containing protein, whose amino-acid sequence is MPCRVVVCRDCCCGSPKVTGVDHAAQTARLRAAVPVRVSDCLDVCDQANVMVVQPSARGRAAGARPVWLGLVNDADATEDIVAWVRAGGPGVAPLPDILDLYAFTPPRRTVNP
- a CDS encoding HSP90 family protein, which codes for MTLPDTAPTSAPGADRTFQVDLRGLVDLLSHHLYSSPRVYLRELMQNAVDALTARHALEPAAPADAFGIRLYADNAVVRVEDDGIGLTEADVHTFLATIGRSSKRAEQVAEQRADFIGQFGIGLLSCFLVADEIHVVSRSARTPDAPAVEWRGRGDGSYTVRTLPASARPRPGTTVTLTPRADAGEWTRPAQVHALARHFGSLLRHPVTFTDHSAGTGTSVNPEPAPWARTYPTPGARSRALAAYGEDVFGFTPLDTIELDLPAVGLKGIACVLPETVPAGRRHGHRVHVKGMLLSEQAEEILPEWAFFVRCVVDAESLRPTASRESLYEDDTLAAVRDALAERLRAWIARTAASDPDLLARFLHAHHLAVKSLAVHDDEILRMLLPWLPFETTDGHCTLDEFARTHRTVLVTSSVEEFRQVAAIASAAGLGVVNGGYTYDRELVHRLPEIRPEATVADLDPATLTAHLDPVDRETELAAAAYLARARDALAVFDCDVALRTFQPASAPALLVDSREARHERTRSQLAREQEGGLWGDILGALRQEAPRAQLILNRLNPLVRTAVAIDEPELARTSAEALYGQAALLSRRPLRPAESSLINRSFLDLLAHALRKDS
- a CDS encoding SWIM zinc finger family protein; translation: MTADATGTPRPADAAREALRAARERAAAEQDSPAQTGGSEHGAARPEAEGQQEQEQEQEEVRGRRSGPAGTTEQGSVDAGRPRPTAAGVSASGVRGNGRRSQHADRPADVAREALRAARRDALRGDAARAPGARRGPRTPAPPAGSPSPRPLEEHRPDRAQAVRDMRHFLSNAFRMPAWAEEGELPEDRSATGHPPAQGQEPTAGVPGPTEPHPGDTGGHPGDSSGALSRTEPAPDPVDAGSGGAAHTEMPGPAEPYPAAPGPGHDRTRRPAPASPRLPLSMAAPHRDTDLRRTFPAFAAREGGAEFAESWWGNAWVDALEQGALDVKRLARGRGYAEQGHVDAITVTPGLVLAYVRGSRPRPYRVQVRLRTLEDDDWDRFLDAAADRPGHIAALLDKELPHSLADCGVPLLPGPGDLAPRCSCPDSGHPCKHAAALCYQTARLLDADPFVLLLLRGRGERELLDALSRRSAARAARAAQEREPRTLPGVRAAEALAPRRLPPLPPPLPLPPHPEQPPVYPGAPGGPDPFALDQLATDAAARAHTLLGTGHDSVGELTLWQDAVRLAAARPGSGLTAATRALYATLAAATGRTPADLARAVAAWRQGGLDGLAVLEEPWDPPAGRFDRARPLLLAADFPVFRPWRNRLTHPGGRLQLRLGQDALWYAYESEPGQDDWWPRGTPDPDPVGALTGLGGPADL
- a CDS encoding DEAD/DEAH box helicase, which codes for MAGRMNGGTAAVAERTAGSPGSGASSGSGTSSGSGTSTGAGAGAGSGNPVPVRLASVYLPGPVPRAGRIAFWDPDGGPLPPTATGEELTVVRPHGAGVRRRQVPALTLPVGEALPLLVRARRDPAAHPATACWGAAALHALRLVARGRLLPGLTPSGHDAWRAGPLEPDDIAHLRAVAAALPAEGHAVPLPGSGPLRLPEPEALVRSFLDAVADTLPRTPAAPHTSGRPFAAREPQALPGAHDWAAEVAAGMDAGVRISLRLDLSASDVFDTGAADGARAAGAAIVQVHSLADPTLVADAAALWAGEAEGAFGPRARVDAALAVRRAARVWLPLDRLTEQDVPDVLALSEEEVGDLLGVAASRLAGAGVAVHWPRDLARDLTAAAVVRPAPGSATDGTGFFDSEELLQFRWQLALGGEPLGEAEMDALAEAHRPVVRLRDRWVLVDPALVRKARRRELGLLDPVDALSVALTGTADVDGETVEAVPAGALAALRDRLTAGPRSAEPPAGLDATLRDYQLRGLAWLDLMTSLGLGGCLADDMGLGKTITLIALHLKRARPEPTLVVCPASLLGNWQREITRFAPGVPVRRFHGPDRTLDGLAGGFVLTTYGTMRSTAAQLAEQPWGMVVADEAQHVKNPYSATAKALRTIPTPARVALTGTPVENNLSELWALLDWTTPGLLGPLKSFRARHARAVENGEDQEAVERLARLVRPFLLRRKKSDPGIVPELPPKTETDHPVPLTREQAALYEAVVRESMLAIENAEGIGRRGLVLKLLGALKQICDHPALYLKEAAAPDRLSARSGKLALLDELLDTVLAEDGSALVFTQYVGMARLITAHLSARAIPVDLLHGGTPVPERERMVDRFQSGETPVLVLSLKAAGTGLNLTRAGHVVHFDRWWNPAVEEQATDRAYRIGQTQPVQVHRLVTEGTVEDRIADMLTAKRALADAILGSGESALTELTDRELSDLVSLRRPS